The window AATACATAAATCCAGCAATTAAATCTCAAACTGTTTGTCTGACTATAGGGTCGTTAGCCTAAACGTAAAGATGGCATGGTGttataaaaaacatttgcacatgaaaatgtaaatgcatacATATGCTTATTCTTAACTCTGCCATCCGACCAATCTTTATTCCTTTTCTCTCCCTTTCCTGATTAGGGAAGTGTGGTAGGAATTTCTGATGCTGATGGAATTACGGAGTGCATGCTCCCACTTCTAAATGCAACAGCAAACACAGCCATCCTGCAGACCTGCCATGAAAACCTGGAATGCCTGCTCATCTGCCCCTCCGCCGGTGTAAGTGTAATACTGTTTATGTGTTTCAGGTTTTATGGccatcaaaaataaatgtaattgcatAACTTATCTAACATTGCTTTGTACCCATATGCTTTCATTGTggactttttatttgttttgcagaTCAACAAAAAGGAATCGTGCTCTTGTAAGTAATTGACTTACTATAATAATTTGACTGACAACATGATCTTTCTAAACATGCCTAGatatcttgtaaaaaaaaaagtgtgtaatcTTCAGTACACCCAGTTTAGCACATAGTAATATCAAGTGACTAACTATGAATGACTAAATATCTTTTATTGTCCTAGTATGTGCACTAAAGTGAAATAACATTGTTTTGTAGGTAATATCACTTCTCCAACTACACTTCCTGAAGGTAAAGTCAACAGCTTATGCTGTAGCACTAACTTTTATCAAACTATTAACAATAAAGTTTGTACATTCACATATTTTCTGTTGGCAAAAATAAGCTTTATCGACCAGCAAGCTAGTATCCTGTTTCAGACACTAGAATGCTATGAAATGCACatgcttgtttttattttttgcaagtttttttttgccTAGAAAATGTGCAACAGTTTGAACATGACACAAACAAACGTCAGAGATTTCTGTTGCTCCATCGAAAAGTCCATTCACCAAAATCTGTGacacttaaaacttaaaaagatATCAAAAAAGCGGAAGCAGAAGCTCAAGCATGCTTGCTTGCTCGCCGTGCAAGAAACAATGTGGTTAATTCTTGCATGTTACACAAGCACATTTCAGCTAGAACCAAGGGTTTTGTCCTCATGCGTCGAGCAAGTATGAGGTATGAGTTTTATGTTCgctgatcaatgtttatatgtgaataaaagcataaattaaacctgttcatcatataaagcaatcatgtctcttcagaagacttggattaaaatGGATATATGTTACGTTTTTGAAGCATCTGAGTTTTGGGTGAATAGACTTTCAATTGGGGGACAGAAATcagatttgattaaaaatatcttaagttttgttctgaagatgaatgaacaCTTTTGGTAATACGGAACACATATTAAGTGTTAACTAAACATTTTCCCTgaacaaactcctaatttgctgcttaatgaTAGTTAGTAAGAtaattgttaagtttaggtatggggtataAGAacaataaggcattaatatgtgctttataagtactaataatatGCTAGTagtatgcatgctaataagcaactagttaatagtgagaattggtccttaataTAAAGTATTACCTAAATTTctaatgggtttggaacaacatgatggtgagtaaatagaAGAAATTTCATTTTGGAGTTAACCATTCTTCTAAGACTGTAGACAGACTGACGtgattgtgtacattacaatgATTCATGGGAGTGGACTGTCACCACTGAGCTGTTTTGGCACATTTTCTTTTCCATGGTAAAAGTTTGTGGGTAGCGTAGttgtttactgtaaatttaccactattattattattattgttttaaatcatacactaaaattaaataaacttgtAGCTTATACAGAAGCACTTAGCAATCAGGTATGTTAAgatctaaaaataataataataataataataatttctctatatgataaataaaaagtaaataatgaaagacttgtgtgtatttgtgtaaaCATTTCAGTAGattttaaatgctgaaatgtttTTTACTTTCTTCAAAAACGTTCTTTGTTATCACCGTGTATTAATATAGTtatctaaattaacattaagaaatgttttaacTAATGCAGTagctaattatttttaattgaaatgaacAAATTTAACAGGATGGTATATTCAGCACACCCATATATGACCTGATATACACTGATATATACAGAACACACTGGTTCCGGTTTCATTGGCTAGTTGTTTCACAACCTTTAGGAATCTGCACATAGGTTTTTGCAGGGAAACTGTTGATCATATGATCAGAAATGCTCTTAatgttattcaaaatatctttttaatgtttcactgaagaaagaaagtcatacaggtttggaaagacatgagggtttGTCATCTCAGTTCATGTCAAAGTGCTTTTATTTACTCacactttgtttttctgtttgtttgttttttccagtGGGTTTGCCTGACAGGAGCGTTGGTGTTTGGATTGGAGCGAGTGTGCTTGGGATTCTGTTGTTCtctttgattgtcaccattctTTATAAGAAAAAACAAAGGTGAGGCCCTCTAAAAAAAGTGTGAATATTCAGTCATATACAGTGTTTTATTAAGTGctggcacactgtaaaaaataaaagttgagttaacttaaaaaaataaagcaaccaGCTGCAAAGCTTTTTTGAGTTTACTGAACTTCAGGCCTATAGGcttacagtgctgtaaaaaaaaaaaagaagttgagccaacttaaaattttaaggcaacaaacttcagcagatttttgagttttctcaacttgttgttttaagttcatacaacagaaatgtgagaatctcccacaaaaaacaagttgagcaaactcaaaagtctgctgaagctggtaaaaaatgtttttgtaagttcgctcaacactgtaaaaaaaatgtgttgttgtttcaacttaaaaaagtAAGTGTTCGTGCTGCCTTAAAATGTCAAGTtttgtgaacttaaattgtgaagttgTTTTAACTAAGAATAAAGCTGAATAGACTAAAATGCAATGAACAATAtcactttaaaaatttaaaatgacaagttcactgtaaaacccgactaGTCACGTTAACTCGTTAgtgactgactttatttctgtcagacatctacagaagatcttattgagaattaactaaggtttagatgttgatttgtttcatttgaagtaaccatgttagagatcagtgtctgctttagttgggctcttgacccttgacttctgtgttaactgttttttttctcctggctgttgtaaccatgtgttcttcCAACATATTAGTTACAAATCAAAAGCCTAGAGAAAAtaatcagtagttggttgttatttgtttataatgaagATCATTTGTTAGTGATCTGATCTCATTTTAGCGTAAACATGGACAtgttgtgtgtctaatctctgactcaatggatgttgtattgattatagtaaaagtgattctaagagcccCTGGTTCTGCGACAGTCAGTTGATATAAAGGACTTTCCAAGcagtttttccacaaaaaaaaaaagttttaatctatgggagcaattagactcacacagacatcaagaatcagcttgtgaacctcaacaatggtgactattacatttttttttttttttaatcatgctgcaatgcatgctgggtactagcatagtacaaaactcatccatggatcccagcatgcattgcagcatgattaaaaaaaaaacgtaatagtcaccattgttgaggttcacaagctgactGTATATTGTTCATTGCACTTTAGTCTATTCAGCTTTATTCTTAGTTAAAAcaacttcacaatttaagttcacaaaacgtaaatgatgtttattgcacttgtttttgtaagtcctgtcaactttattgtcagttaagacaacttcacaatttaagtCCACATAACTTgacattttaaggcattttaagtttgttgccttaaaaatttaagttggctcaactttcttttttttttaacagtgtaggcCTGAAGTTCAGTAAACTCAAAAAAGCTTTGCAGCTGgttgcttaatttttttaagttaactcaactttttattttttacagtgcatgaaaAAGCTTAAAAACATGGGTCTGTATAATATTTGTCAATGAATATTTGTGTAACCATGGATAATTCTGTGCTTATAGGTCAGGATATGCTCTTTGTGGTCCAGGTCCCGCTGAAGAGGTTCTTTGATTCGTCAACGTGGTTTTGCTCAGCTTGTCCGTGAACAACGGCTCTGTGTGGTAAATGCAGCTCTATATGAAATCACCCACGTGATGGAAATTACagctgattacagaaccggctttactgacaagatgcacATTAAATATCGTATGCAAGATATCGTGCAGGCCTAGTACAAACAGTAGTGAATACTGCTAAAAGCATTTCCCATTCCTTTTTATTTAACCACAGAAGAAGTTGCATCATTGCACCTGGGCGTTCTTCAGTCTTCAGACATTCATTAAATGCCCTATTTTCTTTAATATGCCTATATTTTCAGTTCTGAAGGTGGACTTGTTCCCTCAATGTCTATGGTGGTTACGGCCCTGTTATATAGCATTAGCTCTATGTTTGCGCTGGACACATTTAACATGTCAGGGCTTTATAGCTTTCATGATTTTGTGTTTGTCTCTTTAATTAAATCATGACTAACTAACCTAAATGAAGCTACAGGATAATATAATGGCATTATTTAGTTTTGTATTACagaactttatatttaaatatgaaataccaaatatattttacactttGTGTCCTCTTTTGATGAGCACAAGTAAAAacaattgaaattattttatcataaaTACTTTTGTGTCTGTTATGCAAACGGGCACATTCAGTATGTACaagtttatatttgtatatgcaATTATatccataaataaaaataataataatttaaattatattgtaatataaaatatataaaacttaatatatataaagtatatacatttaattatattatttgtattattaatatatatatatatatcactggTCTAATCAGTCTGTGGGAAAGAACTTGGTGGATTGCGTGGCACTATATTGAgcataaaatgtgtgtgaacATAAAAGTAACTGTATGACCAGGGCAAGTATTTCTGCTGCTGTGGaagcaaaatgaaatgaaatgctgTGGCAGTGAGTACACACATCTAATACATTACTAGTCAAATCCACTCAGCACCCGCCACTGCTTCAGATCCGGCCTCaaatattaacaattaaaaaaaacacacaaacaattaaTGTAAATCCACAATAACTACATGATATACATGTATTAACATTACAGGGGAGTGAGGGGCAAGGTTTGAATCAAAATGGTCACTATGTGCTATATGCTATCTGTGGATAAAGTTCTTTCCCCCTTGTACTGTAGCCATTGATTTATATCCATACAGTGTACACTATCACTTTGTGGGAAAGGAAGATGGCGCTGCtagatttgaaataaatgtatgtttaaagCATTATACATGTCATGAAtgttgtttaataatatttgcttaGCTATTGTATTGCACAGAATCACTATACTCTTTGTAATGACTTTTCTTTTAAGCACTTGAACTCCTTCTGTCTAGGTGCAAAATATTTTGGGGGGATTTGtgttaataaaacactatataaacATTTCGAGCGTGTACCTGGTTTATTTTTCTAcaccttttttttaaacagcagCTGAGGGGAACactttatattatagtatttgtaatattaacattaagaaatgatttaaacttttataattatattgattaatataattatattaattaacaaaTTGGTATAGCCTATTCAGCACACCCACAGACATGGCCTTatatataattactattattataattgcTGGGAAACTGTTTATCAGATGATCAGAATGCCGGAATTCTGAAGATGTATGCAACCCCATCAGATTTTGCTGTCTCCCATTAAAACAAGAGCACAATTTGACAATGAAAAATACTACCTgtcagattgtgttttattaataatcacaccACCTTCTACTTTCTCCTCATACTGAATTTCTATAACAAGCAATTCACCAGAAGAAACCCGCTCAACTTTGTGTACGTTGATGTTGACCTAtatattcattacatttaccCAGAGCCCTTAGT is drawn from Onychostoma macrolepis isolate SWU-2019 chromosome 16, ASM1243209v1, whole genome shotgun sequence and contains these coding sequences:
- the LOC131521373 gene encoding uncharacterized protein LOC131521373 isoform X2, whose protein sequence is MILIVICNVRWAPPCLFARQFRESCQSDLHHVNSSISRKIHAIVAVLLCIVLPATASDVLRCTGERQRDGQFYFNMTYDLKEGVDDCETQWVINGSVVGISDADGITECMLPLLNATANTAILQTCHENLECLLICPSAGINKKESCSCNITSPTTLPEVGLPDRSVGVWIGASVLGILLFSLIVTILYKKKQRSGYALCGPGPAEEVL
- the LOC131521373 gene encoding uncharacterized protein LOC131521373 isoform X1 — protein: MILIVICNVRWAPPCLFARQFRESCQSDLHHVNSSISRKIHAIVAVLLCIVLPATASDVLRCTGERQRDGQFYFNMTYDLKEGVDDCETQWVINGSVVGISDADGITECMLPLLNATANTAILQTCHENLECLLICPSAGINKKESCSCNITSPTTLPEGKVNSLCCSTNFYQTINNKVCTFTYFLLAKISFIDQQASILFQTLECYEMHMLVFIFCKFFFA
- the LOC131521373 gene encoding uncharacterized protein LOC131521373 isoform X3, which translates into the protein MTRSAAFLVVAVLLCIVLPATASDVLRCTGERQRDGQFYFNMTYDLKEGVDDCETQWVINGSVVGISDADGITECMLPLLNATANTAILQTCHENLECLLICPSAGINKKESCSCNITSPTTLPEGKVNSLCCSTNFYQTINNKVCTFTYFLLAKISFIDQQASILFQTLECYEMHMLVFIFCKFFFA